GGTGGTCACCGGCGGCTTCAGGTTGGGCATCACGATGGCGCGGCCCATCTGGCGGCAGGTATCCGGCAGCACCGCCTGCATGGCAATGCCGTCGCGCAGGTGCAGGTGCCAGTCGTCCGGGCGGGTAATGGTGAGTTTCATGTCGGGCCTTTCACTTTCTAATGGGGCGAATCCGGTAAAACGTTGGCCGCAAGCCTTACTTGCGGCGGACAACGAGAAGAAACTTGCCTTCGGCGGTCACGGAGGATTCCAGCAGGGTATTGCCGGTCTGGCGGCAGAACGCCTCGAAATCCTTGGGGGCGCCCGGGTCGGTGGCCAGCACCGACAGCACCTGGCCGCTGTCCATGGTGGCCAGCGCCTTCTTGGAGCGCAGTATCGGTAGTGGGCAATTGAGACCGGAAAGATCCAGCTGTTGATCTGCTTGCATAGTCGCTCCCTGCTCGCTTAGTCGCTACAATAAACCGGTCATTTTAAATGAGCTTTCCCGCAAAACCCCAGCCATGTGCGTCATTGCCCTCGCCTACAAGACTGCAGCCCTCGGCCCGCTGGTGCTGCTCGCCAACCGCGACGAGTATTACCGCCGCCCGGCCGAGCCGTTGGCGTTCTGGCAGGACCAGCCGCAAACCCTGGGTGGGCGCGACCTGCAGGCCGGCGGCAGCTGGCTGGCCATCGACACCCGCGGCCGCCTGGCAGCGGTTACCCACATCCGCGACGGCCGCCCGCAAGCCGGCGCGCGCTCGCGCGGCGAATTGGTGCAGCGCTTTGTCAGCGGCGACGAGGACACGCTGGCCTATGCCCAGTGGCTGCGTGAACACCGTCACGAGTTCGGTGCCTTCAATCTGCTGTTCGGCCCCTACAATGACCTGCTGCACTTCAACAGCCGCAGCGGCATGCTCAACCGCGTCAATCCCGGCATCCACCTGCTGTCCAACGCCGACATGGACACGCCCTGGTTCAAGTGCGAACGCCTGCGCGCGCGCATGCAGAGCCTGCGCCGGCCGCCGCAGGAGGCGGAAGTGCTGCCCTGGCTGAGCGACAGCACCGCGGCCGAGATGGCGGAACTTCCCAATACCGGCGTCGGTCTGGCGATGGAAAAAATGCTGTCGCCGATTTTTATCGTAGGCCGCGACTATGGTACGCGCGCCTCTTCCCTGCTGACCGTCGCCGCCCGTGGCGAGGTCAGCTTTTCCGAAATCAGCTGGGGCATGGGCGGTCGCGAAACCGGGCGCCGCCGCTACCAGCTGCGTATCGGACAAACCAGGACAACACCTTGAAACAGCTTGCTCGTACCCTGACCCTTTCGCTGCTGCTGGCCGCTGCGGCCAACCCTGCCCATGCCGACATGGCCAAGGACCGCCCTGACCGGACCAGCCGTTTCAACTCTTATCAGGAAGGCCCGGCCTGGCAGGAAGGCCAGCAAGCACTGCCCCCCTTTCCGGAAGCCGTGAAATGGGTGGAATTGCCGATGCCGGCCAGTATCCGCGGCAAGATTTTCATCGGCATTGACGACCTGCAGCGCGGTGATGATGAAGTGGTCCGCTATACCCTGCGCCAGCAGAGCAGCAGCGGCATCGACAACATCAGCCGTGAAGGCCTGCATTGCATGCAGCGCAACCTGCGCATCTACGCCTTTGGCGATACCGTCAACAAGCGCTGGATCGAATCGCAAAACG
This Vogesella sp. LIG4 DNA region includes the following protein-coding sequences:
- a CDS encoding CNP1-like family protein, with translation MKQLARTLTLSLLLAAAANPAHADMAKDRPDRTSRFNSYQEGPAWQEGQQALPPFPEAVKWVELPMPASIRGKIFIGIDDLQRGDDEVVRYTLRQQSSSGIDNISREGLHCMQRNLRIYAFGDTVNKRWIESQNGTWRHLTDADMLRRSLVEAMCPKGWTPPNREEILVNLNRAGGIDRSTPLDKPHKIKD
- a CDS encoding sulfurtransferase TusA family protein, which produces MQADQQLDLSGLNCPLPILRSKKALATMDSGQVLSVLATDPGAPKDFEAFCRQTGNTLLESSVTAEGKFLLVVRRK
- a CDS encoding NRDE family protein, which produces MCVIALAYKTAALGPLVLLANRDEYYRRPAEPLAFWQDQPQTLGGRDLQAGGSWLAIDTRGRLAAVTHIRDGRPQAGARSRGELVQRFVSGDEDTLAYAQWLREHRHEFGAFNLLFGPYNDLLHFNSRSGMLNRVNPGIHLLSNADMDTPWFKCERLRARMQSLRRPPQEAEVLPWLSDSTAAEMAELPNTGVGLAMEKMLSPIFIVGRDYGTRASSLLTVAARGEVSFSEISWGMGGRETGRRRYQLRIGQTRTTP